GGAATGAATGCTAGTTATTCTAGGACAgtaggcaaggcaaggcaaggccaGGCCTCTTCTGATGACAGAAATCCTACCATCTATTGCTCCTTCCACTTGGCCCCCTTTCTACAATTCTTGTTCTAGTCCCAGTTTCTAAATCCTTTTCAAAAAATGTGGTGGGCACTACTTTCTCAGGTCACCTCATTTCAATGCACCGACATCCTCAGAAGTTAGTAGCTTTCTTGCCAGTGAGCTCAGAAGTGACTCATTCTTCACCGCTCTAAGCTGTTAAGATGTTCCAGGTGTAATTTAAAACTCCTTACTAATACGATTCATTTAATCTCCCGGACAACTCTGAAGCTGTCACTACAATCATCCCCACgcctgggaaactgaggcactagGAGCCATCTGCACAAAGCCATTTGTGCAGCCAAAGGAACGCCAGTTCTTCCCTGGGCTAATCCGAGGGCCTGTGAACTAACTGAAGTTTTATATTTCTAGAAGTTGGTATTAGAGATTAAGTTACTTTGTGGTCCTTCCCTGACATTTTTGCCAActacaaaattaaaagaatatagcTTGTTTTcgtaataagtattttttttttttttaaagattttatttgacagagacacagtgagagagggaacacaagtagggggagtgggagagggagaagcaggcttcccgccgagcagggagcccgatgcggggctcgatcccaggatcccgggaccatgacctgagcagaaggcagacgcttaaaagacttgagccacccaggagcccccgtaGTTAAGGATGTTTAGTCTTTTAAATGATACACAGTCTTACGGGTCTTTAAGACTATacataagggacgcctgggtggctcagtcggttgagcgtctgccttcggctcaggtcatgatcccagggtcctgggtcccgGGATCACAATTTCAGAAACACTGTGATGTGGGAAAATATACTTTCTGATGCCTATTTCGAGAGTCAGCTGTGAGATACGACTATACGGTACCCCACTGGTCCTAATGGAAGAATTCATCATGGATGGATGAACACCAATAAAGACCTGCTGAACACCTACCCCATCCCCGCCGAGAGCCCGAAGAAACTCACCTTCAAGTTGCCTTTGGTGGTGAATGCTCGCCCACATATATTACACACGAAAGGCTTCTCTCCCGTGTGAGTCCGCTCGTGGATCTGCAGAGCACTCGCCGAGGAGAAGTTCTTCCCGCACCGCGTGCAGCCATGCTGTTTGGCCTGTCGGCGTGGCTGGGCCGCTAACAAAGGTGTCATGCCTGGGGACATGGTCGTGGGTCCACCAAATGCACCAGGGACTTCAACTTTGACATAGGTTGGCTGGGCTCGGATAAATGTTGATGGCAGACTGCTACGACCTAGTATCCAgagaaaagaaaccccaaaccTTTATCATCCCATACTCATTCTTTCTCCAACCACAAAAGAGCTTTGATGACAACTGCCCACCGAGAGCCTGCAAACAGCTTTTGGGACAATGTGTTATCTCGGAGGCAGCCTTCCTCGTTAGCACGCTGACCTGCCCAGGGAGTAACAGCTCAAATATTTACTTCGGAAATGTCACCATTTTAGTATTAAGGTACGGGCAACACACAATCCCTGGAAATTCAAGTTCCTGAATAGAAAGTTATCTttaaggggagcctggctggctcagttggtggagctccgtgactcttgatctcagggttgtgggttcgagccccatgttgggtgtagagtttacttaaaaataaatacctaataactatttttttaaaaagttgtctttTATGCCTGGAGGGCAAGCCTCTCGGgttccctccctccttgggagctttgtgcTATTACTCGGCTATCACTCagtaaaccttgctttgctgccacaaaaaaaaaaaaaaaaaaaaagtatgcccGGACACCAGCTTTATTTCATTCTATAATACAGCTGTTCCCCCATTTCACCATTAATGACATCAACAGGCACCCCACAATTTATATGTGCACTTTACACAGTTTAGATTCTCCTCCTcatgcccacccctccccccaccaagagTTATCCATCTGTGAACCTTCCATTAGGGAGTGGGACCTCAGAATCAAGAACTATGGCTTATCTCAGTGGCCAAAATGCTGTGCCTACTTTAACATTCTCctactggatcatttccttaagATTACCCAATGTCTCCCTGGGGCTCAACCACAAAAGTTAAAAACCAACAAGTGTGCCGTCCATACCCAATTTGCATTAACCACCGTAAATAAAAGGACCTTAGTACTAGGACAGAGGTAGTTCTTATTCCCCTCTACCCAGAAGTACAGAGAGGCTAACTGCCCTACAAAGGAGCTGCTTTGCATACATCATACTGTCCATTTGCCAAGTTCAACCCAGGTTCCTTTTGGATGACCTCGTGCCCAAAATGGACCTAAGTTAAATCCAAAGCTCTATCACCTTCCATCTCAGTGCGGATGTTCTCGGAGCTGTCTGCTTTGCCACCAGCATCGGGCGATCTGGACTTGATGCTTTCTGCCTGGCTATTGGCTGGGGACAGTGCCTGGAAGGACGCAGTCTCCAAGACATCTGGACTTCGGCTTTGGTACTCCTGGTCTCCCATCACCGAGGACGACGAGTCGTTGGTCAAGCCGTCACTCTCCACCGAGCCGTTTTCTCTGCTGCTTTGCCGCTGCAGGACAAGAGGAGCAGGACCCACCTTCCCCGGGGCATCGAGGGAAGCCGTCACCGCGAACCCGAGCGTGGGTGATGCCGAGTGGACGCTGGGGAGAGGCACGGGGACCTTCACGGAGCTACTGGGGGCATCCTGGGGACTGACCTCGTCGACATCGATGCTTTCGATAACATCATCGTGACAGACGGCTCCTGCGCTACCGTGTTCACTGACCATCACGGCCTCGGGCCCCGTGAAGTCACAGGGATTCTCGGGCAGGGGCGTGTTGGGAATCTGGCCGCCCATGTGCATCCGGATATGCTGTTGCAGCAGGACCGCGTTGGTAAACTTCTTCTGGCAGATGGGGCACGAGTGCTGCGTCTTCACGGACGTGTTGGTGCGGTGGACCCCGAGGTGCGTCTTCAGGTTGCCCTTGGTGGAGAAGGCTCGCCCGCAGATCTTACACTGGAACGGTCTCTCCCCGGTGTGGGTGCGGTAATGCATTTTGAGGGAGCTCTGGCAGCTTAAGACCCGGTGGCAAATGAGACATTCGTTGGGATCGGTGGTGGCCTTGTCGATGTTCTCCACCAGCTGCTGCAGCTTCAGGGTCTCTGACCCCGGCTCGGGTGTCCCACTCCCTTGGAAGCCCCCAACCCTTGGGGAACTGTGGTTGGGCCCCACCCCGGATAGCAGGGATCCATCCTCACTGTCTGGAGAAGGCCCGGGCTGTAGGTCGCTGGGCAGCGGGCTGCCCATGAGGTCCTTGGGGTTAGTCCCTGAAGAAAGATTCTGAGGTAGCCCTACGTTGGGGGTCCCTGTTACAAGGACAGGTTTGCTGTCTAAAGAGAGACTCGGTTCGTCTACGGGCACAGGCACCGAGAGTGCATAGGGGACGCCATTGCCCGCCGCCATTCTGTCGTGGAACTCGGCAAAGAGCTGGGGGTTCGCCTTCACCTGGGGGTGTCGATGAAAGTGCACCTTGAGGTTGCCCTTGGTGGTGAACCGGTGGCCACAGACAGAGCACACGAAGGGTCTCTCTCCGGTATGGGAGCGGAGGTGGATCTGCAAGGAGCTATCAGTCCCAAAAACCTTGCTACAGTACTTACACTTGTGCTTGCAGAGGACGGCCTCGTCTTTGGCTCTGACCTCCACCGGGGACACGTTCGGGggcttccccttccccttcttggACGGGTCTAGCGCCACCGTGGAGAAAGGGCTCTGGAAGAGCACCGAGCCCGGGGCCTGAGGTAGCAAAGCGCCGGGAAGGCGCGACATGACGCTCGGCAGCACCCTCGTCCCATCCGGCTTCAGGGGGAAGGGCGCCAGGCCCTGCGACGCGGAGCTGCTGGTGGCGGAAGGGACGCTCGCGTGAGGTAGCTTGGCTTGCTTCAAGGCGTCCAGGGACAGGCCCTGGCTGCCGGCCTTCTGGCTGAGCAGCGCCACGGCCGCCGAAACCTGCTGGGACACGTGGCCGCCCAAGGCCTTGAGGGCGTCGGCGCCCGCCACGCCGGGGTGCAGCGCGTGGGAGGCCCACGTGTTCACCTGCACGCGGATCTGCTCGGTGAGCTGGatctgctgcagctgctgctgctgcaggcaCAGGATCTGCTCGAGCACCCACGGGATGCTGCCGGCGCCGGGCGAGGGCGCGGGCGGCGCGTCGGCGCTCCGCTGGGTCACCGCCACCTTGGTGCCCCGCAGGGCCTGCAGGGTGACGTTAGTGTGGGCCACTTTGCCTTTGGGGAGATAGCTGAGGTCCTGGGACGTGGACGGCAGGGCGCTCTCGGTCTTCAGGTACACGACCGACTCGGCGCCCGGCTTCTCCTTCATCTCCCCCGAGCCACCGCCGTCCTCCCGGGGACCCTCCTTGCTGCTCGGGCTCAGCACGGCCCCGGCGAAGTCCTCTGAGGGCACTGGCCCCTCGCTGTCGTTCATGATGAGGACGGGTGGAGTTTTAGTGCAATTCTTCTTGTGTTCTAAGAACTCGGAGAAGCTGAAGAACTCCGCACAGCATTTCTCACAGATGTGCGTCTCCTCCCGCCGAGTCCTCTTTGCTGTCATTCCGTCCCTGCTGGCTTCACTGCCATTCCCCGGGTGGTTCACTGGAGCACCTGGGGCAAGAGAACACATGCTAAGAACTGTGCCCAAGAAGGGACGTGGGGCAATTTCTAGCGAAGAACCACAGCTCACAATACAGACGCCTTCATGAGCTGTGTCCTAACAGGCAGAAGACTGTGAAAGGGAACCAGGCATCCAGAGGTCTGAATGACCTAACCACTTgtgtagtgggttgaattgtgtccccctccatccccaccccaaataTGTCCAAGTCCTTATAGCACCGGTGcatgtgaacttatttggaacAGGATCTTTGCAAATCTAGTAGAGAGGGTCCCTAACCCAATGCCTGATGTTCTTCAAGAGATAGGGAAAGGAGAGATGGAATAAATAAGGCCCtatggggggctcctgggtggctcagtcgttaagcatctgccctcgactcaggtcatgatcccagggtcctgggatcaagccccgcatccggctccctgctcggcgggaagcctgcttctccctctcccactccccctgcttgtgttccctctcttgctgtgtctctctctgtcaaataaataaaatctttaataaataaataaggcccTAGGAAGGAATTACAGGGCTGTAACCAAGGACTCCTGGAAGCCAACAGAAGATAGAAAGGAGGCTTGGAACAGTTTCCTCCTGAGAGTCTCCGGAAGGAACCATCCCCGCCGACACCTCGATTTCAGATGTCTGGCCTCCAGAATCGTTagactgtatttgttttttgttgttgttgttttaagattttatttattcatttgaaagggagaaagacagagagcataagcagggggagaggcagaggcagagggagaagcagactcccccactgagctgGGATCCTGCCgcggggctccaacccaggacctagatatcatgacctgagccgaaggcagatgctcaaccatctgagccacccaggcgcccctaaatttctgttgttttaagccatccaatTTG
Above is a window of Halichoerus grypus chromosome 10, mHalGry1.hap1.1, whole genome shotgun sequence DNA encoding:
- the SALL4 gene encoding sal-like protein 4 isoform X2, coding for MSRRKQAKPQHINSEEDQGEQQPQQPAPEFADAAPAAPAAGEPGAPVNHPGNGSEASRDGMTAKRTRREETHICEKCCAEFFSFSEFLEHKKNCTKTPPVLIMNDSEGPVPSEDFAGAVLSPSSKEGPREDGGGSGEMKEKPGAESVVYLKTESALPSTSQDLSYLPKGKVAHTNVTLQALRGTKVAVTQRSADAPPAPSPGAGSIPWVLEQILCLQQQQLQQIQLTEQIRVQVNTWASHALHPGVAGADALKALGGHVSQQVSAAVALLSQKAGSQGLSLDALKQAKLPHASVPSATSSSASQGLAPFPLKPDGTRVLPSVMSRLPGALLPQAPGSVLFQSPFSTVALDPSKKGKGKPPNVSPVEVRAKDEAVLCKHKCKYCSKVFGTDSSLQIHLRSHTGERPFVCSVCGHRFTTKGNLKVHFHRHPQVKANPQLFAEFHDRMAAGNGVPYALSVPVPVDEPSLSLDSKPVLVTGTPNVGLPQNLSSGTNPKDLMGSPLPSDLQPGPSPDSEDGSLLSGVGPNHSSPRVGGFQGSGTPEPGSETLKLQQLVENIDKATTDPNECLICHRVLSCQSSLKMHYRTHTGERPFQCKICGRAFSTKGNLKTHLGVHRTNTSVKTQHSCPICQKKFTNAVLLQQHIRMHMGGQIPNTPLPENPCDFTGPEAVMVSEHGSAGAVCHDDVIESIDVDEVSPQDAPSSSVKVPVPLPSVHSASPTLGFAVTASLDAPGKVGPAPLVLQRQSSRENGSVESDGLTNDSSSSVMGDQEYQSRSPDVLETASFQALSPANSQAESIKSRSPDAGGKADSSENIRTEMEGRSSLPSTFIRAQPTYVKVEVPGAFGGPTTMSPGMTPLLAAQPRRQAKQHGCTRCGKNFSSASALQIHERTHTGEKPFVCNICGRAFTTKGNLKVHYMTHGANNSSARRGRKLAIENTMALLGTDGKRVPEMFPKDILAPSVNVDPVVWNQYTTMLNGGLAMKTNEISVIQSGGIPTLPVSLGASSIVNNTTISKMDGSQSALSAEVEKRGAADSVPKHQFPHFLEENKIAVS
- the SALL4 gene encoding sal-like protein 4 isoform X1 gives rise to the protein MSRRKQAKPQHINSEEDQGEQQPQQPAPEFADAAPAAPAAGEPGAPVNHPGNGSEASRDGMTAKRTRREETHICEKCCAEFFSFSEFLEHKKNCTKTPPVLIMNDSEGPVPSEDFAGAVLSPSSKEGPREDGGGSGEMKEKPGAESVVYLKTESALPSTSQDLSYLPKGKVAHTNVTLQALRGTKVAVTQRSADAPPAPSPGAGSIPWVLEQILCLQQQQLQQIQLTEQIRVQVNTWASHALHPGVAGADALKALGGHVSQQVSAAVALLSQKAGSQGLSLDALKQAKLPHASVPSATSSSASQGLAPFPLKPDGTRVLPSVMSRLPGALLPQAPGSVLFQSPFSTVALDPSKKGKGKPPNVSPVEVRAKDEAVLCKHKCRSSLPSTFIRAQPTYVKVEVPGAFGGPTTMSPGMTPLLAAQPRRQAKQHGCTRCGKNFSSASALQIHERTHTGEKPFVCNICGRAFTTKGNLKVHYMTHGANNSSARRGRKLAIENTMALLGTDGKRVPEMFPKDILAPSVNVDPVVWNQYTTMLNGGLAMKTNEISVIQSGGIPTLPVSLGASSIVNNTTISKMDGSQSALSAEVEKRGAADSVPKHQFPHFLEENKIAVS